The window ATTTTCTTACCATCAGATGTAATCAGAGATTTTCGTTGATACCATGAATCAGTATTGGGATTATAGAGCCAAAATTCATTAGTATTACCACCTTTAAAAGCATAGATTGAACATCTATGTGCGACTAATGCGCCGCCAGTTTTAACTTTAGTTGTTTTTAATGAAAGTGATTCTTGTTCGGGAATTGATGCTCTTCTTATCCAACTATCATTTTCCGTAAGATATGCCCAAAATTCAGAAGTATTTCCACCCTTAAATGCATAGAGTGTGCGTCCCATAGCAACCAGCGAACCACCGGCTTTTACATTTCGTTTATAAATTCTTCCTTCTTCTTCGAGATAAGGAATTGGTGGTTTCGTTATCCAATCGTTGGATTCAATGTCATATTGGTAAAGATAAGAAGTGTTACCACCTTGTAATGCGTAAATTTTATTTTGCACAATTGCTAAAGCACCGCCGTCTTTAATTCCCTTACCTGGGGGCATTGTTGGAATTGTGCACATCTCTACCCAGCCCGGCACAAGCGTTGTTAATAATGCTGTGGCTAAATTGTTTGATGGCACCGCATCATTATTCAGTTTAGTTGTGCAGCGCATTGAATAACTGCCTTGGTCAAAATCCACGACGAGTGGGTCAAAACTAAGTTCAACGGAATCTCGATGCGCCAGGTCAATATACAGTGTGCTATTATAACCTGTGCCTGGAATATAAAAAGTTACAGGAACAGTAGTCTCATCAATTGAACCATAATTATGAATCCACACTTTAGGAATAACCGTATCACCGTATTGCACCGGACTTAATGGTGCAGATATAGTTTTCGCCGAAAAATCTCTAACATTGACTGTAAAATTAACTTGTAAAGTATCATTAGACCTTTCTATATCATTTTCCAGATGGACTGAGCAACGAGCAGTGAAAGTTCCCCGTATCGGTATCCATTCTTGGAATTGGACTGTATCTTCGGTTCCCGGCAAAAGAGTCTTTGAACGAACATCAAGATAGAGATTACTGATTCTTAAAGTCACATCAAAAGTTTCAATATTATAGCCGTTATTCCTCACTTTTACTTGGGGAACTATAGTAGTTGCAGTAGATTCTATTGTGCCGGTTGGGTAATCAATTTGAATAACTGCAATGTCTTTATATACTGGACGGGTAAATTGAATTGCCCGTTCACCAGCTAAAAGGTTGCCAAGCGGTGTTCCATTATAAAGATATTGTAGACCGACTGTACCTGTAGAATCTTCGATTCCTATTGTAGCACTTCGACCCCAATTATATAGTGTATCTCCCACAGCACAATCTTTATATTGTAACAAAATTTGGCCATTTTCATATAGTATGACTTGGAATGTTATAGGGTTAATGGGTCGGAGAAATCCCGGAAGAACTTGTTTTATTTGAGCATCTTGCCAAGTAATCACACAATAACGATTGGGTGCATTTCCCAAAATCTGGTAATAAATTTTTCCACCATTTGACGGAATTAAATTCAAATCATCCCAGAAAACATAAATTGTTCTATTAGGTAATGAAGTGTTAGGAAGAGAAGTATTGTTCGGTGAACTATTTCCGGGATCTGGCCCAAAACTTAACCAGCCATTAGTGCAAACCCAAACTCTATTATACGTGCGTCCATAAAAATAAAATTGGAACGGAAGAGATAGTGAATATCGAACATCATCACCAGAACCTAAGATTATGCCAGTTTGAGTAATATCAATCCAGTTATAGATAGGACCGTCAATCGTATCAGAATCGAGGTAAGTATAGCCAAAAGCATCTGGACCGCCTATAAAAGTACCTA of the candidate division WOR-3 bacterium genome contains:
- a CDS encoding T9SS type A sorting domain-containing protein — protein: PWPGGLNRTLFDSISTIPNTKTNYPTPSGLITGCYVKDISNSSPVMSCTLSSGIIGTFIGGPDAFGYTYLDSDTIDGPIYNWIDITQTGIILGSGDDVRYSLSLPFQFYFYGRTYNRVWVCTNGWLSFGPDPGNSSPNNTSLPNTSLPNRTIYVFWDDLNLIPSNGGKIYYQILGNAPNRYCVITWQDAQIKQVLPGFLRPINPITFQVILYENGQILLQYKDCAVGDTLYNWGRSATIGIEDSTGTVGLQYLYNGTPLGNLLAGERAIQFTRPVYKDIAVIQIDYPTGTIESTATTIVPQVKVRNNGYNIETFDVTLRISNLYLDVRSKTLLPGTEDTVQFQEWIPIRGTFTARCSVHLENDIERSNDTLQVNFTVNVRDFSAKTISAPLSPVQYGDTVIPKVWIHNYGSIDETTVPVTFYIPGTGYNSTLYIDLAHRDSVELSFDPLVVDFDQGSYSMRCTTKLNNDAVPSNNLATALLTTLVPGWVEMCTIPTMPPGKGIKDGGALAIVQNKIYALQGGNTSYLYQYDIESNDWITKPPIPYLEEEGRIYKRNVKAGGSLVAMGRTLYAFKGGNTSEFWAYLTENDSWIRRASIPEQESLSLKTTKVKTGGALVAHRCSIYAFKGGNTNEFWLYNPNTDSWYQRKSLITSDGKKIKGGACLVALNDTIYAFVGGNTYHFYAYTPDTWVKKADAKFGYNYSSTKKKIKDGAALVATADGKIYAFKGGNTKDLGCYDIALDTWFYVDTIPGIRRVKYGGALASYEYSLYAMKGGNNSEFWRYTPPITKSNLKSQMANMPILTDNTKLKTQNTNFILTVSPNPFSKFTTIRYNIPVAGKVTIKLYDATGKLVKTLVEKYHDVGTYSIKLNADNLTKGLYFLRFFSIINYMTVKLTLP